The stretch of DNA AATGTGACCGACAACTTTGACGTAGTCTCGCCAACTGCCACCGCCAATTTCCGCTGCGATCGCCCCAGCCATTTGCTGCAGATCAGCCACAGTAGCAGGCCGAGCAGATTTCAAGCTAAACGCTCGTTGTTTTTGATGTCGCTGGACAAAAAATAGGCTGATCCCGACCACAATCAAAATAAAGCCAACAATATGCATCTTGACTAGCCTCTGCTGCGCTGATCGCCATTCAACAACTTTAACCAGACGTGAGGTCGATAACGTTCGGGCTCCAGAAACCCTTACCCTTTGGGCAATATACCGTTCGGGCTGAGCCTATAAATTTTTAGCCCTGCGTGAAGTCATGCCCCACGGTATACAGTGTGGACGAAATTAGGGGAAATCCCTAGTAACGTGCAACACTCAGTCACATTATGACTACATAGAGGGTGACCTATGAGAGATCGAGAGTTTGCTCACCATCCAGCGGCTCCAGCGAGGGGCGATCGCTCTTTCCATCTTCACCTGAGACATCTGCATCCTCCTCAGCAACAGCTTCCCCATCGTAGGGATGAAACCGGGGATGAAGCAAGCGTTGAACCGGGCGATCGCCCTTGAGATGTTGGTCAACAATCTCCGCCGCATCGTCTGGACGCACACGACAATACCAAGTTTGATCCGGCATCACCTGCACCGTGGGCCCCGATGCACATTGCCCGAGGCAACCGCTGGAGCTAATCAGCACACCCTTAGGGGCGATCGCCCTGAGTGCCGCTAGAACCTCAGGTGAATGGTTCCGCTCACAGGAGCGGTACTGACACACCATGACGCAACGGCGCTTGATCGGCTGAGAGTCTTGGGATGCAGAGGAAGTAGCGTTCAAAATATAAAACCCAGGGTCATCATGGCCTCACTGAAGATCACGATTGAGGCTTGAGGATGCGATCAAGGAAGGTATCTACGGATTGCTTAAACTGACGCTGACGCTGCCATTTTTGAAAGGAGCGATCATAGTCTTCCCCTTGGGTATTAAACGTCTTCCAAGTGTCTAAGGAAAGACCTAAACCCCAGCCCAGCAA from Candidatus Obscuribacterales bacterium encodes:
- a CDS encoding (2Fe-2S) ferredoxin domain-containing protein, which encodes MNATSSASQDSQPIKRRCVMVCQYRSCERNHSPEVLAALRAIAPKGVLISSSGCLGQCASGPTVQVMPDQTWYCRVRPDDAAEIVDQHLKGDRPVQRLLHPRFHPYDGEAVAEEDADVSGEDGKSDRPSLEPLDGEQTLDLS